One Centroberyx gerrardi isolate f3 chromosome 6, fCenGer3.hap1.cur.20231027, whole genome shotgun sequence genomic region harbors:
- the LOC139921007 gene encoding F-box only protein 40 — protein sequence MGAILKRNGNMWETLGENWVKSRKIPVGQHEHCDKCYNAHCQVPVQISVSCVVIKCRGNCGATLHMCKEEEHLLLCPNEKVPCLNAGYGCPVSMLRRRLAKHLEVCPASVVSCSQEWNRWPVSDTDSAFYRNVSGDPRTEGQLDVATALRDQELLFRSIKMKNVFPELMEVIEEPGLQDMAVGGSSPADGAANSFDCGAFTENDYVRMEDKELSQEERDALAKNRDLESIQNYSSWEVMFRKEMEGCKQTVKNLDKQTDSCGVKEEQESSNSRRETRDSQQGQEYGATGLAPWQDGVLERLSKEVNIAEYNMYLVHNGAMLINFGQLAACTPREKDFVYGNLEPIEVQTVRSFNVPTSYRAKRNHLRDPTRKAKSTHQSVDTADLGVSVEDLPKTDEVSATLLCSLEKELKGHLISESVGTDGLYVDIGTQTYNFASAPFKIDASLADVLADKPNGLHVHIQAESVTRRHNKTSSAFNYICGHFFRRDEYRSHFRNVHSDIQASLNGWFEQRCPLAYLGCTFSQTRFHPAGHRATIKYCPDLSTFALRPTVSSSLFEGGKTFGPQRNRARNLDPLSRLPFEILQHIAGYLDSFTLSQLAQVSRLMREVCATLLQERGMVSLKWEKKTYSHGGTSWKCRKKVWEFSCLFSTVDRWSFSNTPSMSEHLKACSFYQREERSEPVALACLGEVTQTRGKVKHKR from the exons ATGGGGGCGATCCTTAAGAGGAATGGCAATATGTGGGAAACTCTGGGAGAGAATTGG GTGAAGAGCAGGAAGATCCCAGTGGGGCAGCATGAGCATTGCGACAAGTGTTACAACGCCCACTGTCAAGTCCCGGTGCAGATCTCTGTCTCATGCGTGGTCATCAAGTGCCGTGGAAACTGCGGTGCCACGCTGCATATGTGCAAGGAAGAGGAGCACTTGCTTCTCTGTCCTAATGAGAAGGTCCCCTGCCTCAATGCCGGCTATGGCTGTCCTGTCTCCATGCTCCGCCGCAGGCTTGCCAAGCACCTGGAGGTCTGTCCCGCCAGTGTGGTCAGCTGCTCTCAGGAGTGGAACCGTTGGCCGGTCTCGGACACTGACTCGGCCTTTTACAGAAATGTGTCCGGAGACCCACGGACCGAAGGACAACTGGACGTTGCTACGGCTCTCAGGGACCAAGAGCTGCTATTCAGGTCCATCAAGATGAAGAACGTTTTTCCTGAGCTGATGGAGGTCATTGAGGAACCGGGCCTTCAAGACATGGCTGTTGGGGGCAGCAGTCCCGCAGATGGAGCTGCCAATTCTTTTGATTGTGGTGCATTTACAGAAAATGACTACGTTAGGATGGAGGATAAAGAGCTGAGTCAAGAGGAGAGGGATGCGTTGGCCAAGAATAGAGACTTAGAGAGTATTCAAAATTACAGCTCCTGGGAGGTAATGTTcaggaaggagatggagggatgcaAGCAAACTGTGAAAAACCTGGATAAACAAACTGATTCTTGTGGTGTGAAGGAAGAGCAAGAATCATCGAATAGTCGCAGAGAGACAAGAGACTCACAGCAGGGTCAGGAGTATGGTGCAACTGGCCTCGCACCATGGCAAGACGGAGTCCTAGAGAGGTTAAGCAAAGAGGTCAATATTGCTGAATATAACATGTATCTGGTGCACAATGGGGCGATGCTAATTAATTTTGGCCAACTTGCTGCTTGTACCCCAAGAGAAAAGGATTTTGTTTATGGAAACCTGGAGCCCATAGAGGTTCAAACTGTCCGGTCATTTAACGTTCCCACCAGCTACCGGGCAAAACGTAACCATCTGAGGGACCCCACACGTAAGGCCAAGAGCACCCACCAAAGTGTTGACACTGCAGATTTAGGCGTGTCAGTTGAAGATCTTCCCAAGACTGATGAGGTGAGCGCAACGTTGTTGTGTTCGCTGGAAAAGGAGCTGAAAGGACATCTGATCTCAGAGAGCGTGGGAACAGACGGCCTGTATGTAGATATAGGAACGCAGACGTACAACTTCGCCTCTGCTCCATTCAAGATCGATGCATCGCTTGCCGACGTCCTCGCAGACAAACCCAACGGTCTTCATGTACATATTCAAGCAGAATCTGTCACCAGAAGACATAATAAAACAAGTTCGGCGTTTAATTACATCTGTGGCCACTTCTTCCGCCGCGACGAATACCGCTCTCATTTTAGGAATGTGCACTCAGACATACAAGCCAGTCTGAATGGCTGGTTTGAACAACGGTGCCCTTTAGCTTACCTGGGCTGCACTTTTAGCCAGACGAGATTCCACCCCGCCGGCCACCGAGCCACGATCAAATACTGCCCAGATCTCAGCACCTTTGCCCTCCGACCAACggtctcttcatccctctttgAAGGCGGGAAAACCTTCGGCCCTCAGCGAAATCGAGCACGTAATCTAGATCCCCTGAGCAGGCTGCCCTTTGAGATCCTTCAGCACATTGCTGGTTACCTTGACAGTTTTACATTATCCCAGCTAGCCCAGGTCTCCCGTCTGATGAGAGAAGTGTGTGCCACGCTGttgcaggagagagggatggtcTCCCTCAAGTGGGAGAAAAAGACATATTCCCATGGGGGAACCTCCTGGAAATGTCGAAAGAAA